The proteins below come from a single Oenanthe melanoleuca isolate GR-GAL-2019-014 chromosome Z, OMel1.0, whole genome shotgun sequence genomic window:
- the CARTPT gene encoding cocaine- and amphetamine-regulated transcript protein, with the protein MESCRALALCAVAAALLLSARGHGSALGAPGGASREKELIEALQEVLEKLKSKRGPHYEKKFGQVPMCDAGEQCAVRKGARIGKLCDCPRGTSCNSFLLKCL; encoded by the exons ATGGAGAGCTGCCGGGCGCTGGCGCTGTGCGCCGTGGCGGCCGCGCTGCTGCTGAGCGCCCGCGGACACGGATCGGCCCTGGGAGCGCCCGGCGGCGCCTCCCGGGAGAAGGAGCTG ATCGAGGcgctgcaggaggtgctggagaAGCTCAAGAGCAAGAGGGGACCGCACTACGAGAAGAAGTTCGGGCAGGTGCCCATG TGCGACGCCGGGGAGCAGTGCGCCGTGAGGAAGGGGGCTCGCATCGGGAAGCTCTGCGACTGCCCCCGGGGGACGTCGTGCAATTCCTTCCTCCTCAAGTGCCTGTAA